The following is a genomic window from Dermatophilaceae bacterium Soc4.6.
ACCTCATCGCCATCGACCAGCTGGGGTCGTGGGACGACATCGTGCCGTGCAGCGCCACCCGGGGGGACCAGGTCGAGGTGGTGCGCGAGGTGCTCGTGTCGCACCTGCCGCACTCGCCGCAGCTCTACCCCGATGGGGTGCTGACCGACGAGCCGCACACGATCATGATCGCCGAGCTCGTGCGCGAGGCGGCGCTCGAGGGCGTGCGCGACGAGATGCCCCACTCGCTGGCGGTGGTCGTCGAGGAGATGGTGCCGCGCGAGGACCGACGAGAGGGTGACCCGATGCTCGACGTGCGGGTCAACGTCTTCGTCGAGCGAGACAGCCAGAAGGCCATCATCATCGGTCGGCGCGGCGCCCGCCTCAAGGAGGTCGGCACGAACGCCCGGGCCGCCATCGAGGCCCTGCTCGGCCAGAAGGTCTACCTCGACCTGCACGTCAAGGTGGCCAAGGACTGGCAGCGCGACCCCAAGCAGATGCAGCGCCTCGGCTTCTAGCTCGCGACGCTCGAGAGCAGGACGAGCCCGATCGCGACCAGTGGCAGCGTCCCCTGGGTCACCGCGGCCCGGGTGTAGTGGCGCCCACCGGTCCGCAGCACGACCGCGGCAGCGACCATGCTGGCGCAGCCGAAGAGGATCAACGACCACCCCGCCCGGTGGTGGCCGGTGGCGACGAGGCCGATGCCCAGGGCGACCTCGGCGGCGAGGAAGAGGTTGTAGAAGCCTTGGTTGAAGGCCATCGACGCGAGGGTGTCGGCGTCGCTCTGGCTCGGGACGGAGAAGCGCCGCCAGGTCGCGGGCTGGCGCCAGGTGAGCGACTCCATCCGCCAGATGGCGACGTGGAGGACGGCGGCCAGGGCGGCGACGACGAACGCGGCGATCTGCACGTCGCTGAAGGTAGCAGCAGCATCGTCGCTCAGCCGGGAAAGACCTCCGGCAGCTGGGAAGCGAGGCTCGTGAACTGCGCCGGGCGCTTGGCCAGGAAGGCCGCCACCCCTTCCTTGCCGTCGCCCCTCGAGGTGGCCAGCATGGCGAGCGAGTCGGCCCGGTGGGCCTCGACCGGGTCCGGGGCGCCGAGGCCGCGCCACATGAGCTGGCGCGTCAGGGCGATCCCCACGGGCGAGCGGTGGTCGACGAAGCGGTGGGCCAGCTCGTAGGCCGCGGGGAGCAGGTCGTCCGGCTCGTGCACCGAGCGCACCAGACCCCCGGCCAGGGCCTCGTCAGCGCTGAGGAGGTCAGCGCAGTAGGTCCACTCGAGCGCGCGGGAGATACCGACGAGTCGGGGCAGGAACCACGACGACGCGGCCTCCGGCACGATGCCCAGGCGGCCGAAGACGAAGCCGATCCGGGCTGTGGTGGACGCGAGCCGCACGTCCATGGGCAGGGTCATCGTCGCGCCGATACCCACGGCGGCGCCGTTGATGGCTCCGATCACCGGCTTGCGACAGGCGTAGACCGCGAGCGAGACCCGCCCTCCTGTGTCGCGGACCCCGCGCACGATGTCCTCGTCGTCGAATCGGTCGACCAGCTCGGCCGGCGTGGGGTCCAGGCTCTCGTCGAGGCCGAAGACGTTGCCGTCGCGACCCTCGTGCAGGTCCATCCCGGCGCAGAACGCACGTCCAGCCCCCGTGACGACCACCGCAGCAACCTCGTCGTCGGCGGAGGCCCGCTCGTAGGCGTCGACGAGCTCGTCGGCCATCTGCACCGTGAAGGCGTTGAGCTGGTCGGACCGCGCGAGGGTGAGGGTGAGGATGCGGTCGTGGACGGACCAGCCGAGGGTGGAGTAGTCATTCATGCCAGCAGCCTGCCACGCAGGCGTGGCCGCGAGAAAGCTGCTCCCTGGGAGCTGTCCACCACGGCTGGGAAGACTCATTGTGGTGTCGGCGTAGGCGTCGCGGGGGCGGCGGCCCAGACGAGGGACGACCCGTCCGTCGGTGCCGTCGCCACCGACCACCGGGGTCACCGGGGCGACGGGGCGACGGGGGCCACCGGGCCCCAGGGTCCCGCCGGTCCGACCAGCGCCGGTCAGTTCGTCGACCTGGCCACCTTCAGCACCTCGGTCCCCGACACCTGGTAGAGCGTGGCGTCCACGACCTTCAGCGTGTCGTCCGGTGCCAAGGTCGTCGCCCGCTTCGCTGCCGAGTCCTACTGCTCCGGTGCGGCGTGGTGCGCGGTGCGCATCCTGGTCGACGGCGTCGAGATGGCCGGCGGCTCCGGTGCCAGCGCGGCCTTCGACGACTCCGACTCCACCTCAACCGACGAGGCGCACTCGATCGACCGCTATGTCGCCGGCCTCGGTGCCGGGGCACACACCTTCAGCATCGAGGCGCAGATCGTCGGCGGGGCGACCTCGCCCTTCTTCCGGCTCGACGACGACACCTTGGTCCTGCAGACCATCGGTTGAGTCGGCGCTCGCCAGGCCCGTGAGACGCCTGGCCGGCCGCCCCCGGACCTCCGGGGGCGGCTGCTCGCCCTCGGCCACGCTCGGCGTCAGAGCACCTTGACCGTCGACCACGCCGACTGCACGGCGGCGGCCTGCGTGCTGGCCGCGCCGAAGCGCGCCGTCGCGGCGTCCACCGTGAGCGTCGCGAAGGCGACGAACGTCGCGTCCTTGACCAGCCGGCCCCCGGTGAGCACGTCGTACCAGACCTGTCCGGCGCCCTCCCACGAGCGTCCGCCGATGCCGGTGGCGGCGAGGTGGAAGGCGCGGTTGGGGATGCCGGAGTTGGTGTGCACACCGCCGTTGTCGTGCTGGCTGTCGTGCGGCAGGTCGACGTAGCCGTCCATGTCGGCCGGCTGCGGGTCCTTGCCGAGCTGCGGGTCGTCGTACGCGGTGCCCGGGGCCTTCATGGAGCGCAGGGCGACGCCGTTGACCTTGCTGGTGAACAGGCCCTCGCCGATGAGCCAGTCGGCGTCGGCGGCGTCCTGACCGAGGGACATCTGCTTGACCATCGAGCCGAAGCAGTCGGAGAGCGACTCGTTGAGCGCGCCCGACTGCGCGACGTAGGTCAGACCCGCCGTGTACTGCGTCAACCCGTGGGTGAGCTCGTGACCGATCACGTCGACGGAGGCGGTGAAGCGGTTGAAGTAGACCCCGTCCCCGTCACCGAAGACCATCTGCTCACCGTCCCAGAAGGCGTTGTCGTAGGCCTGGTCGTAGTGGACCGTGGCCACGAGACGCAGACCCTTTCCGTCGAGCGAGTCCCGCCCGTAGGCCGAGTGCAGCAGGGTCCACGTGTCGCCGAGACCGTCGTAGGCCTCGGTGGCCGAGACGTCGGTGGTCTGGGGCGCTCCCTCCGCCCGCACGAGGGCGCCCGGGAGGGCGGTGGCGTGGCCGGCGTCGTGGATCTCGCGCTGCACCGCTGCCTCGGAGGCCGCCGGCCGTGGCGCCGGCGCGGGCCTGGGCGCGCGCAGCTCACGGGTGGGGGTGATGGCCCCGGGCAGCAGCCGGCGGTTCTCGGCGGAGCCGCGCTCGGTGACGACCTCGCGGTGGTCGCGCATCCGGGTGTCGAGGGACAGGGTGCGCTGCACGCTCTCGGCGAGTCCGTCTCCGTCTGCCTCGGCCAGCCGGGCCAGCAGGTAGGGCGGGAGGATCTGGCACGGGGGCGTCGGACGAGTCGGTGATGTCATGGCACCACCGTGGCGCAGACCACCGACAGGGCTCAAGAGCCAGCACCTTCGGAGTCGCTGTGGACCCCCGGCCCTCGGGGCCACGACCGGTCGACGACCCGTCAGGGGCGGCGGTCCCAGTCCTGCGCGGACGCATCCTGGGGGGATTCGGCCCCGGCCACAGACCCGGTCGGCTCGCTCCGGTGCGCCGACCCGTCGTCACCGCGCTGCCTCAGCAGCCGGCCCGCGGCCCGACGCTCGAGGTGACGGGGGCGCCGCACCGTCACCGACCCGATCGCCGCCTGGCCGTGCAGGAGCAGCAGGGGAAGGCCCGGCGCCAGCACGGAGTCGACCCGGGTGCGCACGCTGCCCGTGCCCTTGCGCACACCCGTCACTGCTTGTGGCTCGAGACCCCGCCCGCCAGCACGAGCCGGCGGTCCGGAGCCGACCCGGGCCTCCCGGGCCGATAGGTCTGCAGGCCACCGGCCGGCTGCGGCAGCGGCGGCAGGTCGCCAACCAGCGCGCCGAGGTCGGCATACGTCACCGAGGCCTCGGCGGCATCCAGGCGCTGGGCGAGCTCGATCTCGCTCAACCGGCCTTCGGACGCGGCGAGTCTCAGCACCTGGGCGGTGGCCTCCCGCTCGCGGTGTCCCACCCTCATCTGCCCGGGTCTGCGGGTCGAGTCGGTCACGCCGTCATCGTAGGTGACGAGGGCAGCGAGGTGGCCCAGGAAACCGGGGCGGGTGAGCCGGGTAGGTTGCCAGACGTGACCCAGGATCCGAGCGCCCCGCCACTGCCTCGTTCGCCGTCGGCCGCGGTGGGCATCCCCGCCGCCTCGGTGCTCGGCGTGCTCGACGAGCTCGACGCCCGAGGGCTCGAGCTGCACAGCCTGATGGTGGTCCGCCACGGATCGGTTGCGGCGCAAGGGTGGTGGGCTCCATACAGCCCTGACCGGGTGCACCTGCTCTACTCCCTCAGCAAGTCGTTCACCTCGTCGGCGGTGGCGTTCGCCGTCGCTGAGGGCCTCTGCTCGCTCACCGACCTCGTCGTCGACCTGCTGCCCGACCATGTGCCGGCAGACCTCGACGACCGCGTGGCCGCCCTCACCCTGCACGACGTGCTGTCGATGTCGACGGGTCACCGCGAGGACACCCTCGACCGTGCCTACGCCCTCGAGCCGCACGATGTGGCGAAGGGCTTCCTGCGGCTGCGACCCGACGACCCGATCGGCTCGCGGCACGCCTACAACAACGCCTGCACCTACGTGGCCGGGCTCGTCGTGCAGGAGCGCTCGGGCCAGTTCCTGCTCGACTACCTGCGTCCGCGGCTCCTCGAGCCCCTGGGTATCCGGCCCGGTCGGTGGGACGCCGACGCCGGTGGCCGGGCTCTCGGCTTCTCGGGCCTGCACCAGCGCACGCACGACATCGCCCGCTTCGGGCAGCTGCTCCTGCAACGGGGGAGGTGGCAGGGCGAGCAGCTGCTGCCCGCCGGATGGGTCGAGCTCGCCACCGGCAGGCACGTCGACAACCGCGACCCGGGTGGCAACGCCGACTGGTCGCAGGGCTACGGCTACCAGTACTGGCGGTCACGCCACGGCTACCGGGGTGACGGGGCCTTCGGCCAGTTCTGCGTCGTGGTGCCCGAGGCCGACCTGGTCATCGCCACGACCGGCTGCACCGAAGACATGCAGGCCGTGCTCGACGTGTTCTGGGACGTGCTCCTGCCCGGTCTCGACACGGTCCAGGTCGGCGAGGCCGGCGAGGCGGGCGAGGCGGCGGCGCAGTTGCAGCTCACCGACCGGCTAGAGGCCCTTGCCCTGCCGGTCGTGACAGGCACCCTCGAGGCCGCAGCAGCCCCGCGACAGCCGGTCACCTTCACCGTCGAGCCCGGACCCACCGGGCCGTATGCCTCTCCCATCCCGGCAGGGTCCTGGTCGCCCGATGGGCCGCTGGCCCCGGGGGCCTCGCTCACCGTCAGCCCCGGCGCGCCCGACGCGCCCGATGCGCCCGATGGTGACACCCTGCTCGATCTCGTGCTCGGCGACGTCACCCTGCGGGTCCCGTGCGGCCGGGGGCGCTGGGCCGAGGGCCGCCTGGGGTCGGCTCCGGGTGTCGCTCGCGGCCCGCGGGCCCTGTCGCCGATGCCGCCCACGCCGGTGGTGTGCCGGGGCGGGTGGACGACCGCGGAGACCTTCGAGGCCGACCTCGTCCTGATCGAGACCCCTCACCGGATTCGCCTGACGGGCACGGGTTCGGTGCTGCAGGCGACGTGGAACGTGGCGCCCCTCGCGGGGAGGCGGCTCGAGGCCCACCTGCCGTGGTGAGCCCGGTGCTATGGTCGAGCCGTGCGTTTTGAGCTGCTCCTCCTTCGCTGCCGCGACGAGGCCTGACACGGCCCCCCTCGTCGCGGAGTCGTGTGTGTCCGGCCGGACCACCCCCGCAGACGAGAACTGAGAGAGCACCGTGAAGCACCCCCAGCAGCCCAGCCCCATGCCGATCGCCAAGTACCTGCCGTTCCAGGAGCAGATCGCGGTCGACCTGCCCGACCGCACCTGGCCGACCCGGACGATCACGACGGCCCCGCGCTGGTGCGCGGTCGACCTGCGCGACGGCAACCAGGCCCTGATCGACCCGATGAACGCCGAGCGCAAGCTGCGGATGTTCCAGCTCCTGGTCCGCATGGGCTACAAGGAGATCGAGGTCGGCTTCCCATCGGCGAGCCAGACCGACTTCGACTTCTGCCGCGAGCTGATCGACGGCGGTCACATCCCGCAGGACGTGACGATCCAGGTGCTCACG
Proteins encoded in this region:
- a CDS encoding DUF1304 domain-containing protein, which codes for MQIAAFVVAALAAVLHVAIWRMESLTWRQPATWRRFSVPSQSDADTLASMAFNQGFYNLFLAAEVALGIGLVATGHHRAGWSLILFGCASMVAAAVVLRTGGRHYTRAAVTQGTLPLVAIGLVLLSSVAS
- a CDS encoding crotonase/enoyl-CoA hydratase family protein gives rise to the protein MNDYSTLGWSVHDRILTLTLARSDQLNAFTVQMADELVDAYERASADDEVAAVVVTGAGRAFCAGMDLHEGRDGNVFGLDESLDPTPAELVDRFDDEDIVRGVRDTGGRVSLAVYACRKPVIGAINGAAVGIGATMTLPMDVRLASTTARIGFVFGRLGIVPEAASSWFLPRLVGISRALEWTYCADLLSADEALAGGLVRSVHEPDDLLPAAYELAHRFVDHRSPVGIALTRQLMWRGLGAPDPVEAHRADSLAMLATSRGDGKEGVAAFLAKRPAQFTSLASQLPEVFPG
- a CDS encoding M4 family metallopeptidase, with product MTSPTRPTPPCQILPPYLLARLAEADGDGLAESVQRTLSLDTRMRDHREVVTERGSAENRRLLPGAITPTRELRAPRPAPAPRPAASEAAVQREIHDAGHATALPGALVRAEGAPQTTDVSATEAYDGLGDTWTLLHSAYGRDSLDGKGLRLVATVHYDQAYDNAFWDGEQMVFGDGDGVYFNRFTASVDVIGHELTHGLTQYTAGLTYVAQSGALNESLSDCFGSMVKQMSLGQDAADADWLIGEGLFTSKVNGVALRSMKAPGTAYDDPQLGKDPQPADMDGYVDLPHDSQHDNGGVHTNSGIPNRAFHLAATGIGGRSWEGAGQVWYDVLTGGRLVKDATFVAFATLTVDAATARFGAASTQAAAVQSAWSTVKVL
- a CDS encoding DUF1707 domain-containing protein codes for the protein MTDSTRRPGQMRVGHREREATAQVLRLAASEGRLSEIELAQRLDAAEASVTYADLGALVGDLPPLPQPAGGLQTYRPGRPGSAPDRRLVLAGGVSSHKQ
- a CDS encoding serine hydrolase; the protein is MTQDPSAPPLPRSPSAAVGIPAASVLGVLDELDARGLELHSLMVVRHGSVAAQGWWAPYSPDRVHLLYSLSKSFTSSAVAFAVAEGLCSLTDLVVDLLPDHVPADLDDRVAALTLHDVLSMSTGHREDTLDRAYALEPHDVAKGFLRLRPDDPIGSRHAYNNACTYVAGLVVQERSGQFLLDYLRPRLLEPLGIRPGRWDADAGGRALGFSGLHQRTHDIARFGQLLLQRGRWQGEQLLPAGWVELATGRHVDNRDPGGNADWSQGYGYQYWRSRHGYRGDGAFGQFCVVVPEADLVIATTGCTEDMQAVLDVFWDVLLPGLDTVQVGEAGEAGEAAAQLQLTDRLEALALPVVTGTLEAAAAPRQPVTFTVEPGPTGPYASPIPAGSWSPDGPLAPGASLTVSPGAPDAPDAPDGDTLLDLVLGDVTLRVPCGRGRWAEGRLGSAPGVARGPRALSPMPPTPVVCRGGWTTAETFEADLVLIETPHRIRLTGTGSVLQATWNVAPLAGRRLEAHLPW